The following are encoded together in the Candidatus Hydrogenedentota bacterium genome:
- a CDS encoding divalent metal cation transporter has product MTEDKSGLSAWFRLVAAFVGPAAVMTAGIMGAGSTSALVLAGAWFRYDLLWLTLLILPALIICLDSGARIGIMAGGKGMLSVIRDEIHPAITWFVIVVMVLFNLFVNMGQMSVMTESLLSIFNWYKPGADATAEATGAYHLATISASILLATGILYLLLSGGYARAQKAMTGLLFLMFGCFLIVAVRGLEEFGAILGGLVPTIPTDLQIPGTERTRDSFGSIMAIAGGALAAAPLLSFSYFHADDNAKPEDLPRYFWKSVLNLGVLFGLYSVMVLVAGGYALYPLENHASIQTVGEAGRVLTRALPAALSTLSPKIFGLGLFLCGFTTLIVVAQLMCYFCLDTLKLDWHYTKENTRFRGLLIFWIAVPSVLSPFWEFPALLKIILLMGVNIVIVPIAIVIIIYLVNKRSVMGAYKANAGRNAFLAASLLLSLWLASAKLPDYWTQIQKAISGG; this is encoded by the coding sequence ATGACGGAAGATAAGTCCGGACTGTCGGCCTGGTTTCGCCTGGTGGCGGCCTTCGTTGGCCCGGCCGCCGTGATGACGGCGGGGATCATGGGCGCGGGTTCCACGAGCGCGCTGGTGCTGGCCGGGGCGTGGTTTCGCTATGATCTGCTCTGGCTGACGCTGCTCATATTACCCGCACTGATCATCTGCCTCGATTCCGGCGCGCGCATCGGTATCATGGCGGGGGGCAAGGGCATGCTCTCGGTCATTCGCGACGAGATACACCCCGCGATCACCTGGTTTGTCATCGTGGTGATGGTGCTGTTCAATCTCTTTGTGAATATGGGACAGATGTCCGTCATGACGGAGTCGCTTCTTTCCATTTTTAACTGGTACAAGCCGGGTGCGGACGCCACAGCGGAGGCGACAGGCGCCTACCACCTGGCCACCATCAGCGCCTCGATTCTTCTGGCCACCGGCATCTTGTATCTGCTTCTTTCCGGGGGCTATGCACGCGCACAGAAAGCCATGACCGGCCTGCTGTTTCTCATGTTCGGCTGCTTCCTGATCGTGGCCGTGCGCGGGCTGGAGGAATTCGGCGCGATTCTGGGCGGGCTGGTGCCGACGATCCCGACGGACCTGCAGATTCCGGGCACGGAGCGCACCCGCGATTCCTTCGGTTCGATCATGGCCATCGCGGGCGGCGCGCTGGCCGCCGCACCGCTGTTGAGCTTCTCCTATTTTCACGCCGACGATAATGCGAAGCCCGAAGATCTCCCCCGCTACTTCTGGAAGTCGGTTCTTAATCTCGGTGTACTCTTCGGCCTCTACTCGGTGATGGTCCTTGTGGCGGGCGGCTATGCCCTGTATCCCCTCGAAAACCATGCCTCCATTCAGACCGTAGGCGAGGCGGGACGCGTCTTGACCCGCGCGCTGCCGGCCGCGCTGAGCACCCTGTCTCCGAAAATATTCGGGCTGGGCCTGTTTTTATGCGGCTTCACCACGCTGATTGTTGTGGCGCAGTTGATGTGCTATTTCTGCCTGGACACGCTCAAGCTGGACTGGCACTATACAAAAGAGAATACGCGTTTCCGCGGGCTGCTCATCTTCTGGATCGCGGTGCCTTCGGTACTTTCGCCCTTTTGGGAGTTCCCCGCGCTGCTCAAAATCATCCTGCTGATGGGCGTGAATATCGTCATTGTCCCCATTGCCATTGTTATCATCATTTACCTGGTCAACAAGCGCTCGGTCATGGGAGCCTATAAGGCCAACGCGGGGCGCAACGCGTTCCTCGCCGCGAGCCTGCTGTTGTCGCTCTGGCTGGCCTCGGCGAAGCTGCCGGATTACTGGACACAGATTCAGAAGGCCATCAGCGGCGGCTGA